A window of Pirellulales bacterium contains these coding sequences:
- a CDS encoding small basic protein — translation MSMDKSLRIRRGATSNRSVLTRVERLQRLQEAERWKEGDSPIGLPKVRVYKLSMKKKKKTKEDADAAATAGGDAGKAAAGKAAAAGAKGAGKK, via the coding sequence ATGTCGATGGACAAGAGCCTGCGGATTCGCCGGGGTGCGACCAGCAACCGTAGCGTACTGACGCGCGTCGAGCGCCTGCAGCGCCTGCAAGAGGCCGAACGCTGGAAGGAAGGCGACAGCCCGATCGGGTTGCCCAAGGTCCGCGTTTACAAGCTCTCGATGAAGAAAAAGAAGAAGACCAAGGAAGACGCCGACGCCGCAGCGACGGCGGGTGGCGATGCCGGCAAGGCCGCGGCCGGCAAGGCCGCCGCGGCCGGCGCCAAGGGCGCGGGCAAGAAGTAA